Part of the Xanthomonas sp. SI genome is shown below.
TTGTTCCGGATCGGCGCGCAAGAGGGTCCGACCGACCTGCGCATCCTGGCCGGCCACTGCAGCTTCGGCTCGCCGGATGCGGCGCTGCTGGTCTCGCTGCTGCCGCAACTGGTCTGCGTGCGCGGCGAGCAACGACTCGCCACGCTGGTGCAACTGGTGAGCGAGGAGTCGCGCGAGGCGCGGCCCGCACGCGAGGTCGTGCTCGCGCGCCTGCTGGAAGTGCTGCTCATCGAAGCCCTGCGCTCGGCCGCCGGCACGGCGGCATCGCCGGGCCTGGCGCGCGGGCTGGCCGATGCGCGCCTTGCCGCGGCAATCCGCGCGATGCACGAACAGCCCACGCGCGCATGGACGGTGGTGGCGCTGGCGAAGGAAGCCGCCTTGTCGCGCTCGGCGTTCTTCGAGCGCTTCGGCCGCACCGTGGGCATGACGCCGATGGAATACCTGCTCGCCTGGCGCATGGCATTGGCCAAGGACCTGCTGCGCCGCACCGAGCTCGGCATCGCCGACATCGCCGAGCGCGTTGGCTACAGCTCCGCCAGCACCTTCAGCGTCGCGTTCGCGCGCCACGTCG
Proteins encoded:
- a CDS encoding AraC family transcriptional regulator; this encodes MVDPLAEVVTLLQPTARFSKHVVGAGPWRIRRSDAGQPFYCAVLEGGCRLALDGGEPIVLQAGDFVLVPAAYEVTMSSLVPHEGAAETVPTALGPGLFRIGAQEGPTDLRILAGHCSFGSPDAALLVSLLPQLVCVRGEQRLATLVQLVSEESREARPAREVVLARLLEVLLIEALRSAAGTAASPGLARGLADARLAAAIRAMHEQPTRAWTVVALAKEAALSRSAFFERFGRTVGMTPMEYLLAWRMALAKDLLRRTELGIADIAERVGYSSASTFSVAFARHVGQPPTHYARASGRGSARSQAAVSDRVEGME